A window of Chryseobacterium shandongense genomic DNA:
ACGGTAATCAGCCGAACGATCCTGTAAAAGCGGCCGATGTGTTGATACAGATCAGTAAAGAAGAAAATCCACCGGTACATTTGCTGTTGGGAGTCGGAGCTCCGGAATTCCTGAACAATAAAATCGAAGCGATTACAAAAGATGCAAAAGATTGGGAAAGTTTAACCTTATCTACAGCTATTTAAAAAATCAGAATTCAAATTCAAACAAAGCTTTATACTTAACAAAAGTATAAGGCTTTGTTATTTCAAATTAAAACAAAGAAAGCTGGATTGGCTTCGGAGGAGAAGGTTTCTGAGCATCACCAAAAACAGTTTTCCCGCCAAATCGCCATGAATTCTGCCTTTCTTCTTCAATCACATCCTGAATATCAAAATCCGGTGTAAAATCCTGTTCGGTTTTTACAACGATATCGTGAAGCTTGTTTAAAGTTTTCAATTTATCGGAACTACCGAGTTTGGATTTTTCAATGCCTTTTCTGATAATACTTATGCTTTCATCGTAAACTTTAGTTGGAACAGGGAAAGGATGGCCATCTTTTCCGCCGTGGGCAAAAGAAAATCTTGCCGGATCCGTAAATCTTGATGGCGCCCCGTGAATCACTTCACTCACCAAAGCCAATGACTGCATGGTTCTGGGACCTACTCCTTCCAGCATCAGCAGATCTTCAAAATTTTGAGGCTGCTGCTCTCGCGTCACATACAACAATGCTCCGAGACGCTTCAAGTCAACATCGGAAGCCTGTACATCGTGATGTGCGGGAAGAATCAGCCTTGCAAAATCACTCATGATTTCCGCAGAATCGGTATGAGAAATTTCTAAAATTCCTTTTCTGTTTTGCGAAGCCTCCGAATCGGTAAGATTTAAAATTTTCCCTCTTGAAATTCCGTTGATTCCTGTGTGCGGCTCTTCTACAAACGACTTAATATTTTCAGAATGCCAGTGATAACGCCTCGCTGTACTGTCGGATTCATGCATTCCCTGCTGGACGACACTCCAGTTTCCATTATCTGCTAAAATAAAATTATGCAGGTATAACTGATACCCATCCTGAATAGCTGTGTTATCCACTTTTGCCGAAAGCTTGCTGGCTC
This region includes:
- a CDS encoding DUF763 domain-containing protein, whose protein sequence is MKRSGTADLPLHYGKVPPWLYERMSVLGLSIIEVILADYGKDEVLRRLADPFWFQSFGAVMGMDWHSSGITTSVMGALKRSINPNSQTLGLYICGGKGKFSRETPSELIQIADKTGLNGNELVRASKLSAKVDNTAIQDGYQLYLHNFILADNGNWSVVQQGMHESDSTARRYHWHSENIKSFVEEPHTGINGISRGKILNLTDSEASQNRKGILEISHTDSAEIMSDFARLILPAHHDVQASDVDLKRLGALLYVTREQQPQNFEDLLMLEGVGPRTMQSLALVSEVIHGAPSRFTDPARFSFAHGGKDGHPFPVPTKVYDESISIIRKGIEKSKLGSSDKLKTLNKLHDIVVKTEQDFTPDFDIQDVIEEERQNSWRFGGKTVFGDAQKPSPPKPIQLSLF